In the Pocillopora verrucosa isolate sample1 chromosome 4, ASM3666991v2, whole genome shotgun sequence genome, TATGCTTCCCAATATTTACATGATATTCTTTTGCGGCTTCTTCCCCAACTTAGTTTTCGTCAGGTGCACAGGCGCCCTTATTAATGAAAACTGTCAATAACTTCCCACGAGCAGTGCAAACATGAACGCCGCGGAAAAAATTAAGTTGGTCTTAGACAAGACAAGACGAGACTTTCATTGCCGTGCCATCAATTCTTTGATTATGGGCTCAAAAAGATTTGTTTAACCTCCCCctgttttcattaagaaaccTTCCTGATGTTGGcgtagaaaaaaacaaatgttttgttcGGACAAACCAATAACGTATTAATTTCTGCAGAGAACTCACGATATTCTGATTTCAAACGCCTTTAGGCCTGGTTTTTGAAACGTAAGCAGATTATAAATACTCCTTCAAAGTCAATTTAGAATATTTTCAGCATCATGTAAGTGTGGTCATGAAAACAACCTAGTACCTTGAGAGAAAAGGCCGGCTGCAATTTAGGTAAACtctaaaagaataaaagaaggTTACGGAATGGACGCGTGTATGGGAAAACAAAGCTTTTTCCTCAAGGTTTTTTGATGAGCCGACCTAGCCTCATTCTTAAGCcaattgaaatgaaatattagATGTCATGCGAATTTGATGGCGAAATATTACTAATCTATTGTTTGCTTTTAAGCCCGTTTggccaaacaaacaaattatgaaCAACGGCAGTTAACAGCCGAATTTTTGTAAATGTGATGAGCTATTCAACACTTTTTACGCTCTAAATTCCCGGCGCCTATTGCTAACCTATGATCACCTTTGCTGTTAAATAAGAAgatcacttttttctttgtagtttGCCGCAATTATTCAAAATGATGGTGCGGTTTCGAGTTTTAGGTTAACACGACGAGGCAGCTGATGCATAATTATTAACTTGAGCAAAGATAGGTGACAATTCTCCTTGAAAAATGGAAGGGTCGCACTCTTCTTTGGTGGATAAGAAACgggaaaaaatatcactctCTGAAATAGTAGTTTTTGAACAAGAGGAAATGTCAACGTACTAAAAACTTTATCAAGGACAATGCTCGGGGGTGTAGATAACTCAGCGAGAAGGAAACTTTTCAAGGAGGAAGTCGTTAAGCGGCTTAAGATTAATTCTTTTCTGGCaagttttttaattgttaatgtAGGTAACGAGGGTCTAGAGTTAACATGCCTATTTATCCGTCTAAGGATGAGGTAACGTCAATAAAGCCGGTGTTTTGCACGTGTTATACATCTCTAGGCAAACACGCACACTTGTTTGCTAAGCGTAATTACCTTtacaaaaatgtaaaagttCTAGGTAAATGGAGACCCTACGTCGTCCTACTGCAAGACAACCTTTGTCTTCGAGAATAACTACGAGTTCTGAAAAAGTATCTGGATAGGAtccataaaaattaaaattaaaaaaaaccactcCAATACTGGAAAATTCGTAAAGAAAAATCATCCTTTAACAACTTGAAGACTTAGGGTAATTTTCTGATGTTTTGttatctaaacaaaaaaaagtcaaataatGAGGTCAAATTTAAGGCAGTGGCTTGTAGACAGTCGAGATGTCATGTTTTTCATTGTAATCATCTTGAAAGAAAAGACGAAATAAGTTTTCGACCATTTCGGGGTCTTTTCTTTCGGCAGAAACGGATCTTACCAAATAATAATGGACTATTTCAAGAACTGTACCATTTACATATTACTTCAGTACTGATTCCAAGCTTTAACAGCATTTTAAGGCAATTGTTCTGTCGTTAATGGACACCGTAGCTTATGCAGACAAATTTCGAATTTTCcgcattcaaataaaaatttcttctcTATTAAGTGTTGCAAACGATCCATCCACGATGCACTTAATAAgggaaacatttcaaagaacTCTTCCGTTATCACTGAAAAAAGCTCTTGGGAAATTAATACGTGAAGAAATTTCGTGCTTTACTCTTTAGGCCATGTTAAACATTGTGTGTTTTGTGAATAGAAAAGCATCTAAGGGCGTTCAATACAGAGTCCTTGCAACTAACAATACGTTGTATGCTGATCGCTTAGCGTTTCCGTGTGGCCGAATGTGCTTGCATGGTGATGCAGGTAGTCTTTACGGCCTGACTAAACACTCTGCGTAAAACCTTTCAAAGGTCGTTTCGTCGAGCATGAAAGTCTTACACCTAACTTCGAGAGAGAACATTGCAAACATGCATTTCACTGTTCAACAACAACTAACATTTGACTgtaaattaacaataattttatcTTTAGCGAGAACTCATGTCCTTAAAACAATAAttctaatatttttgtaatttttgggattaaaataaaattgaaaaagccGCTAGTTGCATTTTTAATATTGTACAAATATGAACAAACATCTTTTTATGCTTCTATCTAGCCGCAAAAGTAAAGCATTGTGCGTTTTGTGAATAGAAAAGCATCTAAGGGTGTTCAATACAGAGTCCTTGCAACTAACAATACGTTGTATGCTGATCGCTTAGCGTTTCCGTGTGGCCGAATGTGCTTGCATGGTGATGCAGGTAGTCTTTACGGCCTGACTAAACACTCTGCGTAAAACCTTTCAAAGGTCGTTTCGTCGAGCATAAAAGTCTTACATCTAACTTCGAGAGAGAAAATTGCAAACATGCATTTCACTTTTCAACCACTAACATTGACTgtaaattaacaataattttatcTTTAGCGAGAACTCATGTCCTTAAAACAATAAttctaatatttttgtaatttttgggattaaaataaaattgaaaaggcCACTAGTTGCATTTTTAATATTGTACAAATATGAACAAACATCATTTTAGACTTATATCTAGCCGCTTCAGTGACTGAATAAGGCTTTGCTTCTCGATCTCTAGATTTAGAGGTGCATGGAATCGCTACTGTCCGAGAAATGCGTTCTGTGTGAACAGGTTCGAAATGCAATGAAATTGTGTCATTTAAGCAAATTTTCATGATAGATACAAAGCGTATATGGATTAATCTATCGAAAACAACATTGAGAGAAACTCTCTCTGTTAGAGTTTGACTTAATCTGAAAGAGAATATTTGCTGTAAGAGTTTTACCCTAAAACCTATCTTTTGGTCAGCGGTCGCTCAGAAGACGTAACAAGATGGCGGACAATGGCAACAAACGTGAAAGGAAGGGGAGGCGTCAATTGCTTTCTCAAGCAATAAGAACTCATAAATATAGCTTTACACCTCTAAATTACAGCTCATCCCTTCCCTGCAACAACATAGAAGGTATGAAATAagagattttgttttatttttattcttaaaaacaaaGTTGCGAAAGGCAAGAGGGAAATGAGAAAAGTTATAAGGCTGAGAAGTGGAGGGCTTACTTGTTCGAATTTTATTCGGGATAATCTAGAAATGCAAATTCATATCAAGTTATTTGCTTGAATTTTAATATACTATGAATTAGAAGCGTTTCACCCATTTTCAACCTGATGTATGTTGTGCTtccaacaaaatagaaaaacagaGAGAGAACCGATGCGATTTGTGTGATTCAGTATACATGGAACAGCTAAATCTAACTTTTTTTCTAAGCAGGGTCAAAGAATACCCCAATTAGTCAACTTTAAGACCCATTTAAAGACCTGATGACAATATTTTCTCCTTCATGCTCATTCGTACAACTTGCCTACTTTACTACTCAAAGTACCTCTTGGCTGCACCCCTTAAATCTAAGTCCCCTTTATTCGTTCCTAAACCCACCCGACAGAGATCAATACTTGTTTTCTTCTATCAGTTAAAACGTATTATCAAGCAGATGGTAACGAGAAAATAGAAATGACAGGCAAAACAggagaaaatttatttcctgaCAGTCGGAAGAATCCTTCTTTAAGGATTAGGTATTTAGGGGCTCGTTTCTCGAAAGTCTTGTTAACTTAACGGTCCCGAAACCAAtctttaaaaccaaaatttaacTGATAGAGAAGCAGTTTCTGGCACCCGGCGTAACTAGTCCGTTTTGTTTCTTAAactgatagtttttttttttttgtatcgttCTCAAAACCTTTGAAAGCACAATCTGTAATGAAAATTAGAACCGCTTTACGGGCCCGCCAAGTTACAGGGACTTTCAGGGTTAAGTTACAAGGACTTTTTGATCCAAGCTCTTTCGTCAAAGTTCTAATGAACTGCGGAGCAAGAACCACTACAAAAGTTTGGCACACTCAAATGATGCTATTTTAATGAACAGTCTCCTTTATTATGTTggtacattttttatttgtggGTTTTACAGCCAATTTCTATCAGAAGAACAATGTAAACGGTTGTTTGGGTTGcgtaatttttttatgtatgcAAATATTCGTAACGAAAATGTAGCAATGGCCATAAAAGTCTTGTAAAAATGCGATTGTGACAAGAAACTTAAATCATTCGAGGCTATAAACTGAAAAGATTCGCATGCAGTGCTTCAAACGAAAAATCGCGAAGCACTTAACATACAATTATTTTGTATCAAGTTCGCTTACATTTGGAATAGGCTTGTAAGTTTAGTATAAGTGAAAATATGTTGCTTGTCTATAAAACCAAAGTCTATACAAGTATTGTCCCTAAAGCAGTAATATAACAGTATAAATAGgtaaaatccatttttttttgcactggatACACTTATAAATGATAAAAGCACTGAGTATTTAAATCAAAgctaaaaacagttttttactGAACTGCACTGCTTTAGGACTACTGAGAGAAATAAACTTCCAAACGTAATATATCGAAGAGTTTTACAAAAATCTTACGATTTTAGCCGGTGGTACAAAAGCGGCTAAGAGAGAAATAAAACTGACTTCAAGTCGGTTTTACTGAgaattttttatctatttacaCCTATACAATCATCATGGATTTACGTTCAGACATATATTATACAATTTTAGCTAAATTTATCCAAATTATtgtattaataaataatatctTAAAACGactttggaagaaaaaatcTCTAATTCTCCTTAACATTGTCAAATTACTAACACTGATATAGATATTTTTACTTTTGGACTGTTTAAAAGATATGCAGCTCAGAATACAATGATGAATTTAGGCTTAATAGATTGTAAGCTGTCCTTCACTAGGGACATCGTAGCATCTtaatgagaaaaattatttacattcCTTCTTTATTTGCTTCTATGATATAAATTGTCTCTACAAATAAGCTACTTAGTCAAGGATAAAATTCTGATAATGTTGTTCTAAGTGTCCCTGCTTACGTATCTGGGTCTTTTATTGTCCCCATATGGTGCAATACTAACATGAAGGAATGCTTGCACGTTTCTCTTTCTAATGTTTCTTTGATGGTCAATTTTACGTTTCTCGTGTTCTTAATGGTATAGTATCTCTGAGAAGCCAAGGCTactgaagtaaaaataaattttcgaTGCACTTTATCAGAACTGAAGAAAGCCAATTATAATCAAGGGAACAACTGACATTGCTCTGGAACGAAGATATTGGGTTCAGTCTCAAACGAAGGAAACTTTTTTCTTATGGCGCGGCTGCATCAAGAAATAACTGCTCGTTTTTACAGTTTCAGCGATGTTATGTTCGCCTCTTTGCAGCTGGCtatatcataattttttttgatattgaTCAAAATAGAAAACCCTAGCTTAGTGTCATATGAAATGGGAAAGGGTGCATTTACAGAGTTTCAACGACATGTGGAAGGTAGtgttgaaaaatataaaaaaaaccataaGAAAAACGTTTTAATTTTCCAGTTCGTGGATGTACATATGTCTTCTCAAATCAACTTTTCGCATGAAGGACACTCCGCAGTCATCGCAGGAAAATGGTTGAAAGCCTTTGTGTTTCCGACAATGTGTGATCAGATTTGAAGACTGACTGAACGACTTCCCGCAAAAATTGCATTGGTGAGGCTTCTCTCCTGTATGGATGTACGTATGCTTCTTCATATCAGACTTCTGATGGAATTTCTTGCCGCAAAAGTGACACTCAAACGGACGCGTGTCCGAATGAATCAACATGTGTGTTGATAACGTCGAGGAGCGTTTGAAGCTTTTCCCGCAAACCCTACATTGGAATGGCTTCTTGTTCGAATGCACTATCATATGCTGCTTCAAGCTGATGGAGTTGTTGAATACTTTATCACAAACTTGACAGTTGTACAACTGTCTTGTTACTGACCCAGGCATCTTTACTTTGCCTTCTTTTGCAATATCTTTCGATTCAGCCCCGCTTTCGTTTAATAAGTGgccattttctttctgaagttCCTCGTCTTTTTGATCGTTCAATTTGTACTTTGGTCCTCCCTGGGACATAGGTGCATGGTAGAATCGATACAAGCCAGCGGATGGATCGCTTTGAAGCCTTCTCATCTCCGTCCATTGCTGCATCCACCGTGCAAATGGGTCGAGTCCTTTGTAAGGCTGCTGCCTGCAGTTCCACAGAGGGAACTGTGGGAATTTCAAATGTGGGCCTTCATGTCCTTTAGCGGTGGAAGGGGGGAATGTTTGCAGAAATCTTAGACCAGATCCAATAGGTATggcttaaattgaaaaataacattggGAAAGTCAGATAATCAGATTAATAATTACTCTTGAAGGCGATGGAGGTCTGCATCGGTTTATAGACTTACACTcaaccctgtattaagcggtcagcCATGGGGAATGGCGTGGTGACCGCTTACAACTATTTTCACAGAATAGGGTTGTTatgaagaaacaataaaaaagccTTATTATGCCATAtttgaccacttaatgtacaaaaatcCAAATTACTACTGACgttgatttcgggagataaaTGTGAATTAAATTCGAACGATTATTGTTAGTTCTATTTGAGTGAGTGATCGTTCAAGAAAGATTTAGGACAATTCAAACAGGCCTTTTGAACTCAGTAAAAGGGTGACCTCGAGCGCTTGACAGAGGTGACCGCCATAGAAacatgaaaattacagtaataaaGGGGTAAACatttcgggactttgaaaaccgCCCGCTTAACACAGGGTGAGTGCTTATTACggtgccgcttaatacaggttcgactatAGTGAGACCTAGTAAGGAAATGGTCTAAGGGATGAGATGGCAAAAATGGCTACAAATTCTCTCATCAATAACATGTTGCAACTCTTATTTCACCTGAGGAATAAGTTGGGTATCTGCCTTGTGATTGGCTTCCATGGCTACTGTTCCCATCATCTGTGTCCTCCTCTGAACTGGACTCATCATCTGGGTTTCCCTTGTAATTTCCATTCTCATCAGTGTCACTTTCATCTAAAATAagaaatatatacataaaaaaaatgaattacatAGCTCTTCAAAGAAGTGATCTCTATACAGACTTATGGGCTTAATCACGACTTGAATTGCTATCGTTTTGGAGTTTCCACAAGCAAACCGAAAATCTACGGTTGTAAATACCTTCCCGCCTTTGTAGCGGTTTATAAACCTTCATAGACCCAAAGTTATGAAATCTATGTTGCTTCACgattaggaataaaaaaattgattttaaactgGTATCTAAGCAGTGATTACCACCAGCACTGATACACCGATATAGTTGCTCTCACCAACAACCTGAGTCTAACATGACACTTGTTTACTGGACCCGCTTGAGGGAAAATTTGCCATTTTCCTGAAATTGCTCGGAGAAATTCCAAGAA is a window encoding:
- the LOC131784767 gene encoding zinc finger protein Gfi-1b isoform X1 — protein: MPRAFLVRTKSTAVSSEASHQGVEKGNKQGKQNSSARHYEIKCGSPLTERDEAAIVPQQISKDDCYSPNTSNSNTDLKDESDTDENGNYKGNPDDESSSEEDTDDGNSSHGSQSQGRYPTYSSAIPIGSGLRFLQTFPPSTAKGHEGPHLKFPQFPLWNCRQQPYKGLDPFARWMQQWTEMRRLQSDPSAGLYRFYHAPMSQGGPKYKLNDQKDEELQKENGHLLNESGAESKDIAKEGKVKMPGSVTRQLYNCQVCDKVFNNSISLKQHMIVHSNKKPFQCRVCGKSFKRSSTLSTHMLIHSDTRPFECHFCGKKFHQKSDMKKHTYIHTGEKPHQCNFCGKSFSQSSNLITHCRKHKGFQPFSCDDCGVSFMRKVDLRRHMYIHELEN
- the LOC131784767 gene encoding zinc finger protein Gfi-1b isoform X4 → MLDSDESDTDENGNYKGNPDDESSSEEDTDDGNSSHGSQSQGRYPTYSSAIPIGSGLRFLQTFPPSTAKGHEGPHLKFPQFPLWNCRQQPYKGLDPFARWMQQWTEMRRLQSDPSAGLYRFYHAPMSQGGPKYKLNDQKDEELQKENGHLLNESGAESKDIAKEGKVKMPGSVTRQLYNCQVCDKVFNNSISLKQHMIVHSNKKPFQCRVCGKSFKRSSTLSTHMLIHSDTRPFECHFCGKKFHQKSDMKKHTYIHTGEKPHQCNFCGKSFSQSSNLITHCRKHKGFQPFSCDDCGVSFMRKVDLRRHMYIHELEN
- the LOC131784767 gene encoding zinc finger protein Gfi-1b isoform X3; amino-acid sequence: MPKSFLIKPKVSSKAENEGASHREYKYDESDTDENGNYKGNPDDESSSEEDTDDGNSSHGSQSQGRYPTYSSAIPIGSGLRFLQTFPPSTAKGHEGPHLKFPQFPLWNCRQQPYKGLDPFARWMQQWTEMRRLQSDPSAGLYRFYHAPMSQGGPKYKLNDQKDEELQKENGHLLNESGAESKDIAKEGKVKMPGSVTRQLYNCQVCDKVFNNSISLKQHMIVHSNKKPFQCRVCGKSFKRSSTLSTHMLIHSDTRPFECHFCGKKFHQKSDMKKHTYIHTGEKPHQCNFCGKSFSQSSNLITHCRKHKGFQPFSCDDCGVSFMRKVDLRRHMYIHELEN
- the LOC131784767 gene encoding zinc finger protein Gfi-1b isoform X2, with the translated sequence MPRAFLVRTKSTAVSSEASHQGVEKGNKQERDEAAIVPQQISKDDCYSPNTSNSNTDLKDESDTDENGNYKGNPDDESSSEEDTDDGNSSHGSQSQGRYPTYSSAIPIGSGLRFLQTFPPSTAKGHEGPHLKFPQFPLWNCRQQPYKGLDPFARWMQQWTEMRRLQSDPSAGLYRFYHAPMSQGGPKYKLNDQKDEELQKENGHLLNESGAESKDIAKEGKVKMPGSVTRQLYNCQVCDKVFNNSISLKQHMIVHSNKKPFQCRVCGKSFKRSSTLSTHMLIHSDTRPFECHFCGKKFHQKSDMKKHTYIHTGEKPHQCNFCGKSFSQSSNLITHCRKHKGFQPFSCDDCGVSFMRKVDLRRHMYIHELEN